A window of the Mesotoga prima MesG1.Ag.4.2 genome harbors these coding sequences:
- a CDS encoding IspD/TarI family cytidylyltransferase has protein sequence MKTGAIIVAGGTGRRMKSSLPKQFMTLGGKEMFVRSVEIFHGSDFVYSTVLVVHRDWINKAKEILLKRGLNSVMVVPGGESRQESVYKGLLSCREVGLEAIMIHDAVRPFFSRSQIPELLRLVAPGRGVVVTEGVNDTVYLVGNDEVLDVPDRNCLRLAETPQTFPYDEMLEVHKRAVEENILSSTDDAQLFVRSGGQVITVNSIAPNPKITTAFDFDMAELLINKGS, from the coding sequence ATGAAGACCGGAGCAATCATAGTTGCAGGTGGAACCGGACGAAGGATGAAATCGTCCCTTCCAAAGCAGTTTATGACTCTCGGTGGAAAAGAGATGTTTGTCAGATCCGTGGAAATATTCCATGGATCTGATTTTGTTTATTCCACGGTATTGGTTGTTCACAGAGACTGGATAAACAAAGCGAAGGAAATACTTCTGAAGAGGGGACTGAACTCGGTAATGGTTGTCCCCGGTGGAGAGAGCAGACAGGAATCAGTATACAAAGGGTTGCTCTCATGCAGAGAAGTCGGTTTAGAAGCAATAATGATTCACGACGCAGTGAGGCCCTTCTTTTCTCGTAGTCAGATTCCAGAGCTCCTTCGGCTTGTCGCTCCAGGTAGAGGGGTGGTAGTGACGGAAGGAGTAAACGATACAGTTTATCTTGTGGGGAACGACGAAGTTTTGGATGTACCGGACAGGAACTGCTTAAGACTGGCAGAGACTCCACAGACTTTTCCATATGATGAAATGCTGGAGGTCCATAAAAGGGCGGTTGAAGAAAACATACTTTCGTCTACGGATGACGCACAGCTTTTCGTCAGATCTGGTGGACAGGTGATCACTGTAAACTCGATCGCTCCTAATCCGAAGATTACGACTGCTTTCGACTTCGATATGGCAGAACTACTGATCAACAAGGGGTCATAG
- a CDS encoding DUF1015 domain-containing protein — translation MSDFRPFRAVRPAEGIEQKVNCPPYDVVSFEEAREIGRNPESFMHVIRAEIDLPVDSDHYSDLVYEKARENFETMLQSGVLVQEEEPLYYIYWQKMKDHIQIGVVGGASVDEYQKDLIKKHELTRQDKEEDRIKHIKTVNANTGMVFLTFRSNEKLETLLQSYSRKLPLSMRVIDENDVEHRLYAVKERDGVEEIREAFKEIDCMYIADGHHRAASSSRVRELLKESNPGHTGNEEYNFFMAVAFPHTHLKIMAYNRVVQDLNGMSENEFLEKVGRVFEVEDAPKDPYEPAMRHEFGMCLMGRWYKLTAKKGTFDENDPVSSLDVDILQKNLLSPVLGIDNPRKDSRIDFVGGIRGLKALENRITNGWAVAFSMFPTSMEELLAVADEGKIMPPKSTWFEPKLRSGLVVHLLK, via the coding sequence TTGTCTGATTTTAGGCCATTCAGGGCAGTGAGACCCGCTGAAGGAATCGAGCAGAAGGTCAATTGCCCCCCTTATGATGTTGTCTCATTTGAAGAGGCCAGAGAGATCGGGAGAAATCCCGAGAGCTTCATGCATGTTATCAGGGCTGAGATCGATCTGCCAGTGGACTCAGACCATTACAGCGATCTAGTGTACGAGAAGGCAAGAGAGAACTTTGAAACGATGCTTCAAAGTGGAGTCCTGGTACAGGAAGAAGAGCCACTGTATTATATATACTGGCAGAAGATGAAGGACCATATCCAGATCGGAGTAGTTGGAGGAGCAAGTGTTGATGAGTATCAGAAAGACTTGATCAAGAAACACGAGCTCACCAGACAGGATAAGGAAGAAGACAGGATAAAACACATAAAAACGGTAAACGCGAATACTGGAATGGTCTTCCTGACATTCAGATCAAACGAGAAGCTCGAAACTCTCCTACAGAGTTATTCCAGGAAACTACCTCTTTCCATGCGTGTTATCGATGAAAACGATGTTGAACACAGACTTTATGCGGTGAAAGAGCGGGATGGAGTTGAAGAAATTCGAGAGGCATTTAAGGAGATCGACTGCATGTACATCGCCGACGGCCATCACCGGGCGGCCTCTTCCTCCAGAGTTAGAGAACTTCTGAAGGAAAGCAATCCCGGACATACCGGAAATGAAGAATACAACTTCTTCATGGCAGTTGCCTTTCCACATACTCATCTGAAGATTATGGCCTACAACAGGGTAGTTCAGGATTTGAACGGAATGAGCGAAAACGAGTTCCTTGAAAAGGTTGGGCGGGTCTTTGAAGTCGAGGATGCTCCGAAAGACCCGTATGAACCTGCCATGAGACATGAGTTCGGCATGTGCCTTATGGGAAGGTGGTACAAGCTCACCGCCAAAAAGGGTACGTTTGACGAAAATGATCCGGTCTCGAGTCTGGACGTCGACATACTTCAGAAGAACCTTTTGAGCCCTGTTCTCGGAATCGATAATCCGAGAAAGGACTCGAGGATTGATTTCGTTGGAGGCATTCGAGGTCTAAAGGCTCTCGAAAACAGAATAACCAATGGCTGGGCAGTTGCCTTTTCAATGTTTCCCACCTCGATGGAAGAGCTTCTTGCCGTCGCCGATGAGGGAAAGATCATGCCTCCAAAATCAACCTGGTTCGAGCCAAAACTGCGAAGTGGGCTGGTCGTTCATTTACTGAAATGA
- the ybeY gene encoding rRNA maturation RNase YbeY, with the protein MEIQIQNKTSKKIEESRISNIVEKVVKAELGERKIGMLNLLFTDDSEIRSINKEFRHRDEPTDVLSFQYGLEEEIVGDIVISLERISEQAGEFGNSFEEELYYILIHGVLHVLGHTHEGYDDEGEEIFSLQRNYYKRFVEEG; encoded by the coding sequence ATGGAGATTCAAATTCAAAACAAGACATCGAAGAAGATAGAAGAGAGCAGAATATCTAATATTGTAGAAAAGGTCGTCAAGGCAGAGCTTGGAGAAAGGAAGATAGGAATGTTGAATCTCCTTTTCACAGATGACTCTGAAATTCGAAGCATAAATAAAGAATTCAGACACAGAGATGAACCAACGGACGTCCTCTCTTTCCAGTACGGGTTGGAAGAGGAGATAGTAGGTGATATAGTAATCTCGCTTGAGAGAATTTCTGAACAGGCCGGCGAGTTTGGCAACTCCTTTGAAGAAGAGCTCTACTACATATTGATACACGGTGTTCTCCACGTCCTCGGCCACACGCACGAGGGATACGACGATGAAGGAGAAGAGATATTCAGTCTCCAGAGAAATTACTATAAACGTTTTGTTGAGGAGGGATAG
- a CDS encoding HDIG domain-containing metalloprotein, whose protein sequence is MNMREKKKLKKSDLSKVQFPLERLLNIKDLTNFIVFPVFLALLNRLPFLSLPSKPFLYFVGSAILWYIFAERSVRSNRYFNLHSAYRITFFSVVSFGVFVNSFVPSLGDETLLPEMTPIFLSVSMVTILIGYQEGIGSGLFMSFLASANLDNSLETFILLSVVVLATALTTRAIERRIEIARAGFEVSLIFVAINAIRMSLQGESINAVDLLIAFANPILSSVIAIGIIPYLEYASRIYSNTGLLELGNLSHPLLKNLSIYAPGTYYHSISLANLSEAAAERIGANAILARVASYFHDIGKSKRPQYFAENQQEGMNPHDNLTPSMSNLVINEHVKQGVEQARKYRLPLLVEDVIKEHHGTRVKKFFFHKAKNIGQEERSDDFRYPGPKPQFKESGIIMLADSVEAAFKSIKKPTPAKTQELVEEIVNGIYNERQLDQSGLDLDDLEKIIEAFTRVLMNMNQPRIEYPKETTEKVVSINGDSNSKQDIEEDRREQNI, encoded by the coding sequence ATGAATATGAGAGAGAAGAAAAAACTGAAGAAAAGTGATCTCTCAAAGGTCCAGTTTCCCCTCGAGAGACTTCTGAACATAAAGGATCTCACTAATTTCATAGTCTTCCCTGTGTTCCTTGCTTTACTAAACAGACTGCCGTTCCTTTCGCTTCCCTCAAAACCTTTTCTGTATTTCGTTGGATCGGCAATTCTTTGGTACATCTTTGCGGAAAGGTCCGTGAGAAGTAACAGGTACTTCAACCTTCACAGCGCATATAGAATAACGTTCTTTTCTGTAGTGTCCTTCGGTGTTTTCGTTAATTCCTTCGTTCCTTCTTTGGGAGATGAAACGCTTCTGCCAGAAATGACACCTATCTTCTTGAGTGTTTCGATGGTTACCATACTGATAGGCTATCAGGAAGGCATTGGCAGCGGGCTGTTCATGTCGTTTCTTGCATCTGCAAATCTCGACAACTCTCTGGAAACCTTCATATTGTTGTCAGTGGTCGTATTGGCGACTGCCCTCACGACAAGAGCTATAGAGAGAAGGATTGAAATAGCAAGAGCGGGATTCGAAGTCAGTTTGATATTCGTGGCGATAAATGCGATCAGGATGTCTCTTCAGGGTGAGTCCATAAACGCGGTGGATCTTTTGATAGCTTTTGCTAACCCAATATTATCGTCAGTTATTGCTATCGGAATCATTCCCTATCTTGAGTATGCAAGCAGAATCTACTCGAATACGGGTCTCCTTGAACTGGGCAATCTCTCTCACCCACTTCTGAAAAACCTGTCGATTTATGCGCCAGGAACGTATTACCACAGCATCTCTCTTGCAAACCTTTCAGAAGCGGCGGCCGAGCGAATCGGAGCAAATGCAATTCTGGCCAGAGTCGCATCATATTTTCATGACATCGGAAAGTCCAAACGGCCCCAGTACTTCGCCGAGAATCAGCAGGAGGGAATGAATCCTCACGATAACCTCACCCCCTCAATGTCAAACCTAGTGATAAATGAACACGTGAAACAGGGGGTCGAGCAGGCAAGAAAGTACAGGCTTCCGCTTCTTGTTGAAGACGTTATCAAAGAGCACCACGGAACGAGAGTCAAGAAATTCTTCTTTCACAAAGCTAAAAACATTGGACAAGAAGAGAGAAGCGACGATTTCAGATATCCGGGGCCTAAGCCACAGTTTAAAGAGTCGGGGATAATTATGCTGGCCGATTCGGTGGAAGCTGCATTCAAGAGCATCAAAAAGCCCACACCTGCAAAGACCCAGGAACTCGTCGAGGAGATTGTCAATGGAATCTACAACGAGAGGCAGCTTGACCAGAGCGGCCTTGATCTGGACGATCTAGAGAAGATCATTGAAGCCTTTACTAGGGTCCTCATGAACATGAACCAACCAAGGATCGAGTATCCAAAAGAAACTACGGAAAAGGTGGTATCCATCAATGGAGATTCAAATTCAAAACAAGACATCGAAGAAGATAGAAGAGAGCAGAATATCTAA
- a CDS encoding PhoH family protein, which produces MAVRKLSLPMGVEVAELFGEYDRKAKYIQKKLDVRISIIGNEIWIKGEDGNGIDIAEKIVDELVQMSRDGHLVEWREFEYIVDQHLQHDEDDDSFKGVYNEVKETTLLSNRIRPKTIGQKNYMETMKERELVFSIGPAGTGKTYLAVAMAVDFLKSGKVQRIILTRPAVEAGEKLGYLPGTLLDKVDPYLRPLYDALMEMIPAEKLSYYRDSSIIEVVPLAYMRGRTLNNSFIILDEAQNTTYQQMKMFLTRIGFGSRVVVTGDITQIDLPRDSGSGLVVVQRVLKSVATIGFSYLTDQDVVRNPLVKDIIKAYDEYEREEKTEEK; this is translated from the coding sequence TTGGCAGTACGAAAGCTCAGTCTTCCCATGGGAGTTGAAGTAGCCGAGCTTTTCGGAGAGTACGATCGAAAAGCGAAGTATATTCAGAAAAAACTCGACGTAAGAATCTCTATAATTGGTAACGAAATCTGGATAAAGGGTGAGGACGGTAATGGGATTGACATAGCTGAAAAGATTGTTGATGAACTAGTTCAAATGAGCAGAGACGGTCATCTAGTCGAGTGGAGGGAATTCGAGTACATTGTAGATCAACACCTGCAGCACGATGAAGATGATGATAGTTTCAAGGGAGTCTACAACGAAGTAAAGGAAACGACATTACTTTCCAATAGAATAAGGCCTAAAACAATCGGGCAAAAGAACTACATGGAGACAATGAAAGAAAGAGAGCTGGTCTTTTCCATCGGTCCTGCAGGGACGGGTAAGACGTATCTTGCCGTTGCCATGGCCGTTGACTTTTTGAAGTCTGGCAAAGTCCAGAGAATAATCCTAACTCGACCCGCGGTCGAAGCCGGAGAGAAACTGGGATATCTTCCGGGCACACTTCTAGACAAAGTCGATCCCTACTTGAGACCCCTTTACGATGCACTCATGGAGATGATTCCGGCTGAGAAGCTTTCCTATTACAGGGATAGCTCGATAATCGAGGTCGTTCCGCTTGCATATATGAGGGGAAGAACTCTGAACAATTCGTTCATAATTCTAGATGAGGCTCAGAATACGACCTATCAACAGATGAAAATGTTCCTGACAAGAATCGGTTTTGGATCGAGGGTAGTTGTCACCGGAGACATTACTCAGATTGATCTTCCAAGGGATTCCGGATCGGGACTTGTCGTAGTGCAGAGAGTCTTGAAATCGGTCGCCACAATCGGCTTCTCCTATTTAACAGACCAGGATGTAGTAAGAAATCCTCTGGTGAAGGACATTATAAAGGCCTACGATGAATATGAGAGAGAAGAAAAAACTGAAGAAAAGTGA